A window from Montipora capricornis isolate CH-2021 chromosome 7, ASM3666992v2, whole genome shotgun sequence encodes these proteins:
- the LOC138056477 gene encoding uncharacterized protein, with translation MGMMRKICENYFAKKSQTPPASDSRGPLNVLCFYIFGTLTFFNQEMLLSAAEDILSGQKLPTATVLVSFVTPLMITKIIAPWFIQRISYGLKTCFIAVSMFFGLALVGMFNDIRAKLLGIALNAMATGAAEIIFLALTSFYPGLCISAFVAGTGMASLFSPVYYTALEISHLIFFLFESWYHFVGYIWIVIALCSTLGLVAGMIVLHSPFAVSRFVSPEEKEFALGLLTVGNSLGGLVAGFVGLSVEPFLTDKCVQHFSAAQEFCFTRHKNMTGWEYNIHC, from the exons ATGGGCATGATGAGAAAGATTTGCGagaattattttgcaaaaaagtcGCAGACGCCACCCGCTTCGGATTCAAGGGGGCCGTTAAATGTTCTGTGTTTTTATATTTTCGGAACGCTGACGTTTTTTAATCAAGAAATGCTTTTGTCCGCTGCGGAAGACATTTTAAGCGGACAAAAGCTACCCACGGCCACTGTTCTTGTCAGTTTTGTGACACCATTGATGATCACCAAAATAATTGCGCCTTGGTTTATACAAAGAATTTCCTATGGATTGAAGACTTGTTTCATCGCTGTGAGCATGTTCTTTGGGCTTGCTTTGGTTGGAATGTTCAACGATATCAGAGCAAAGTTACTTGGAATCGCTTTAAACGCCATGGCCACTGGAGCAGCCGAAATAATTTTTCTAGCGCTCACGTCATTCTATCCAGGATTATGTATTAGTGCATTTGTTGCGGGAACAGGAATGGCTTCGCTGTTTTCGCCTGTTTACTACACAG CACTGGAAATATCTCATTTAATCTTCTTTCTGTTCGAGTCTTGGTATCACTTTGTCGGCTACATCTGGATCGTTATTGCTCTGTGTTCCACGCTTGGACTCGTGGCTGGAATGATTGTCTTGCACTCGCCTTTCGCCGTCTCACGTTTTGTTTCACCCGAGGAGAAAGAATTTGCCCTGGGACTGCTGACAGTCGGAAACTCTTTGGGTGGCCTGGTGGCTGGTTTTGTTGGTCTTTCTGTGGAGCCATTCCTCACGGATAAATGCGTGCAACATTTTTCAGCCGCACAAGAATTCTGTTTTACAAGACATAAAAACATGACTGGGTGGGAATATAATATTCATTGTTAG
- the LOC138057743 gene encoding uncharacterized protein — translation MCICERIKEFFIGPSPETAHGPASTEGKRWLNVLCFYLFGMLTFFNQEMLLPAAEDILSGQQLPTSTVLVCFVAPLMITKLSVPWFIQSVSYAVKTCFVALSMSLGLALVGLFGDIKVQLFGIALNAVATGASEVNFLALTSFYPEVCISAFVAGTGMASLFSPNYYTGLTTWSCIAPKTAILITIPLPFLIVFFYALLDKQYINKNSVGPKTHGAIKYTKVDHTSKGEKDEMLDPTKKSMYSEKLIIALKISPFIVALCLNFFSEYLSMSSVVTTIAFPDSNIHLRDHFIYYTLSYGVGKFFGRSYLLLFAFLPSDAIESLKCSRTWILTVLGISHLTFFLFESWYHFVGYIWIIIVLCSTLGLVAGMIVALSPHAVKQHVSPEEGEFALALITVGNGVGSFLAGLVGLFLEPYLTKRCKGHFPTNQEFCMTRMPNSIGWKRNMGC, via the exons ATGTGCATCTGTGAGCGAATCAAGGAGTTCTTCATCGGCCCAAGCCCTGAAACAGCCCATGGCCCGGCTTCTACAGAGGGAAAAAGATGGTTAAATGTCCTGTGTTTTTACCTTTTCGGGATGCTGACGTTTTTTAACCAAGAAATGCTATTGCCAGCAGCAGAAGATATTCTGAGTGGCCAACAGTTACCTACGTCTACCGTCCTCGTGTGCTTTGTAGCACCTTTGATGATCACCAAACTGAGCGTGCCTTGGTTTATCCAGAGTGTATCCTATGCAGTGAAGACATGTTTCGTCGCCCTGAGCATGTCGTTGGGGCTGGCCTTGGTTGGGCTATTTGGCGATATCAAGGTGCAGTTGTTCGGAATAGCGCTTAACGCGGTGGCTACGGGTGCATCAGAAGTGAACTTTCTCGCTCTAACATCTTTTTACCCTGAAGTGTGTATAAGTGCGTTTGTGGCAGGAACTGGAATGGCTTCACTCTTTTCGCCAAACTATTATACAG GCCTAACAACATGGAGCTGCATCGCCCCAAAGACGGCCATATTGATTACAATTCCATTACCATTccttattgttttcttttatgcGCTGCTAGACAAACAATACATCAATAAAAATTCCGTTGGCCCTAAAACTCACGGTGCAATAAAATATACGAAAGTTGATCACACATCGAAAGGCGAAAAGGATGAAATGCTTGACCCAACTAAGAAGTCGATGTACAGCGAGAAGTTAATCATTGCTTTAAAGATTTCGCCGTTCATAGTTGCGCTTTGTTTGAACTTCTTCTCCGAGTACTTGTCGATGTCCTCAGTGGTAACAACCATTGCATTTCCTGACTCTAATATTCATCTGCGAGATCATTTTATTTACTACACGCTCTCATACGGAGTAGGAAAGTTTTTCGGCAGGAGTTATCTGTTACTGTTCGCATTTCTTCCGTCGGATGCTATAGAATCCTTGAAGTGTTCCAGAACGTGGATTTTAACAG TGTTGGGAATATCGCATCTCACCTTCTTTCTGTTTGAATCTTGGTATCATTTCGTCGGCTACATCTGGATTATCATCGTTCTGTGTTCCACACTTGGTCTGGTAGCAGGAATGATTGTCGCCCTCTCGCCCCATGCTGTTAAGCAGCACGTTTCGCCCGAGGAAGGGGAATTTGCCCTGGCGCTAATTACTGTTGGAAATGGCGTCGGTAGCTTTTTGGCGGGCTTGGTCGGTCTTTTCTTGGAACCATATCTTACGAAAAGATGCAAAGGGCATTTCCCTACCAATCAAGAATTTTGCATGACAAGAATGCCTAACTCAATCGGCTGGAAACGTAATATGGGTTGTTAA